AAAACGCATTTATCAAAAGAAAACGCGCAAAATTTTGCGTGTTTTCTTCATTTCGTGTCTTTCTCGTGAGTTTGCACAAACTTTGTTCGCCTTTATACTCGCGTTTTTGCGATCCGGACTTTTTTTACATTCCCTTTTTTTATTCTAAAATATTGCTTGTAATGTAGTCAACACCCATGTCAGCCAATTCTTCCGCGCGTGCAGAATCATCCACCGTCCAGCAGTTTATTTTAATGCCCGCCTCGTGCAAAGCATCAATCCTTTTCTTGTTTAATTCGCTGTGCGCAATATCTAATTCCAGATTGTGTGCTTTAAGCTTATCAATCAAATCATCGGTATATTTAGAGGTTAAAAACTGCATTCTCTGATTTGGCAGCATTTTTCGGATTTCCACTAAGTTTTCGTACGAGAAAGAAATGAAAATTGTCCCATTCAGATATTCCATCCCCGAAATCGTGTCACAGATTTTTTGTAATGCCTCTGTCGGCATGGGATTTTTGAGCTCTAAAACCGCAATTTTTTCGTATTTTTTGCAAATCGAAATGTATTCTTCCAGCGTAGGCATAAACAAATCTTTTCTTGCTTCATCTCCCGGAATGGGACTGATTAACGGAATGGAGCGAAGCTCGTCAAAATCAGTTTGCTCCATATAAATCTCTCCTACTCCGGTCAGACGATACGTGGTATCGTCGTGATGCAAAATCAGTTTTCCGTCTTTGGTAACATGCACATCTGTCTCAATGCCATAATAAGAACGATTCCCTGCCGCCACAAATGCAGGAACTGTGTTTTCGCACTCCAGTTTACTTACACCTCTGTGCGCAATCATTTTTGTTTGCTTTTTGTTAATTTTGATTGTATCCATTTACAACTCACTCCTTATACATGGTGCTATCACTTGCCTTGTCCTCGACATTAGAAAACAAAAGCTTAAACAACTCCTCCGCAAACAATTCGTGCATTGCTCGGGTCGGATGATTGATACGATTCGCCAAAAGCATTGTAATATCCTCAGACTCAGCCATTGCTTTCCACTTTTTATAGCAGTCACAAACCAAAACGCCCATTTCCTCTGCCAGCGATACGGCAGATTCCATATATAAATCCATTTTTCCGCTGTTTTGCATTTCAGCAGTTTTCGCTGCATATTCTAAGTGACACGCCTCAGTATCCTCTGCCACACGGGTGTTTAACATATTGGGTGTCATAAACACTACCTCTGCCCCACTTTTTAACCCCTTTTCAAATATAGTGCGCAAAGCATCAAGATATGTTTGCAATGGTCCGTTTACATCATTTAAACCAAAGCAAACAATAATCAAATCAGGATTATGCAAGAGCACTTGTGCATCCATGCGTTCTAATGAACCGTTGGCAGTAATACCGCCGATGCCTGCGTTGATAACATTTACGGGTACATAACTTCTTACCGCATTGATTTTTTGCTTTAAGCGATTCCAGTAAACTGTTTCATAATTGATTTCTCCGGGTCCTACCGCACCATGGGTCACACTGTCGCCAAAAGCTACAATGGTAATAGGACCATGTTCAATCAATCCTTGCATATCCAAATTGATTTTTTCGCTGATTTTCATACTTTCTCTCCCTTTTTTAAGATATTAATGATATCCAAACATCGAACTGAAGAAATTCCTACGTTACTCTTTTCTCAATGTATACTTTTTACGAACTTTTTCCACATAACAGTTGCAGGAATACCTAAAATTACAGCTAAGGCACAAATGATAAGCCAAATAGCGGTAACTGCCGTCCATCCGTAATTTTCTGCTATGTAACCGTAGCCCATGTTGCCGATTACAATACCAAAGCAAACCATAGCATTAATCAGACCGCTCACCGTTGCACTGTAGCCGAATTTACTGAACACCGCTGCGATACGGACACTTAAATTGGTCATACCGTAAATCATGGTGGTGGATAAAACCAAAAGCCCAACTGCAAGCCAAAGCGGAATTTTGCCGATAAACAGCATCATAAAACAAGCCGGCAAACAGATTGCAAAATAAAGGGTTTGCACCAGAACGGTATTTTTGATTTTACGGAACAAATGCACCACCAAAAGCACACCAAAGATATTGCATATATACAAAAGTGCCGTTTGAATGCTGGCAAAGGTAGCGGAAATGTGATAGCTTTCATCTAACATGGTCGGAACCCATGTTTTTACGCCGTTGTCCAGCATAGCCTGCGCGATACCGAAAAACAGAATAAAAATCATACCGCTTGCCATGAACAGAGGCATAAATTTATGCTCGGATTTTGGAAGTTTTTTTTGTTGAAGAGGCACGGTCTGTTCAACAAGCAATATTTTTTCGGTACGGGATTTGGCGAAAAGCCAAAAAAACAAGCCGCTACAAAGAAGTGCAACATTCAAAAAGAATACACTCATCCACCCCCACGCCTCAAGCATCGGATTCACAACGAAGTAGCTTAAAATACCGCCGACACCTATGGCAAAGGTAATGTAAAGCCCGGCTTTCCCTCTGTGTTCGGGTACTAAAACAGAGGATACGATTCGTGCAGCAGAGGGCCAGACACCGAACTGAATAAATCCGGTAAAGCTCCAAAGAATAAATACAAGATAAAAATTAGTGGTAAACGCCAAAATAAAATTGGTAAAAATAGATGCCACAACACCAATTGTCATAGCAGTAAAAGGTGACATAAGATCGGTGATTTTTCCGCCGAACAGCTGACTTACCGCATACATAAAATAAAACGAAGCCGCAATCGTACCGGCGCCTGTTTTATTAAAAATCCCTGCATTTACAATATAGGCAATAGATGCCGCATAATTGGTTTTTGTCATGCAGACAATCATGTACATCAGCCAACAGCAGCCAAACAAAAGCAGACTTGCCTTTTGTTTTTCGGTTTGATTTTCCATAAATTCGCCACCTAATCCAAATTTCGCCTAAATTATACCACTGTATAGTGGAGTTGTCAATGATACAAATTGATTTTTTGTCCACGAAACGTAGAGAAAAGTGACATACTTTTTGTTTGACACTCACCTCTATTTATGTTAGAATTATAATAGGTATGTTTGCAAATTAAAAGAATAAATTCGTAAAAAAAGAAAAGAGAGGAACGCACTATGAAAAAAGTAACTTTATTTCTGCTGTGTATTCTGCTGCTGACAACCTGCATGAGCGTTGTCGCATTTGCAGATGCACCCGGTACCGGCTACCAGATGCTCTTTAGCGATGAGTTTGAGGGCACCGAGCTTGATACCGAGACCTGGGCCTACCGTACCGGTGGCACGAACAGAAAAGAAAACATTCGTGTCGCAGACGGCAAGCTTTTAATCGACTACAAAAAGATTGATGACAATAAAACGGCTAATTCCTACACCGGCGGCGGTGTTATTACCCGTGAAGTCTTCCCTTACGGCTATTACGAAACCAAAGCAAAGACCTTTAACGGAGTAAAAGGTTTACACACCTCCTTTTGGACAGCTTCTATCGGATATAATGAGGCTGCACCTTTGTCTCCTCAGTCAAATCACCTCATTGAAATCGACGGCTTTGAGTTTAACTCCAGAAGCGATGGAAAAACACCTGTTCCAGCTTATAACCTGCATCACTGGTGGGGAGACCATGCTGCTTACGGAAGCAAATACTACAGCACCGATACAGACGGAGATGATACCACAAATGATGAATTTGTTATGGGCTTTGAATTTCTGCCCGGCGTGATTGTCTACTACTGCAACGGGCAGGAAGTGGGCCGTACGGCAAACACCATGTACAGCGCCGAAAATGTCTGGTTTACCGCGCTTGCTTACTACGGGGTAACCGCTGCAGATATTGATGACACCAAAGCAGATGCAAACGGTTTGTTTGGCAGCTCTGAATATGACTATTTCAGATACTATCAGAAAAAACTGAAGGGCGTAAACCTTTTGGCGAATCCGCACTTTGAATTCAACAGACAATTAGCCAGTGATTCTGCCGTAAAGAGCTTTTATACCACCGGCTCTGTTGTAGTGGATAAAACACCCTTTGCGCACAACGGCTTTTGTAACGCGGTTATAAATAAAAACTCCACCCTTGGTAAAAACTTTGCCTATTTGAGTTCCGGCAAATACACCTTTGAGGGTTATTTCAAAGCAAAAGAAAATACCGTGGCACGTCTTGTGGCATATGATAAAAACGGTGCTGAATTAAAATCAATCGCCATCCCCGTTTCTTCTACCTGGACCTTAGTTTCCCTGGAAGATATTGATGTGGTGGATTCTGCATACGTAGTTGTAGAAGTTACAAGCGGTACCGTTACAGCTGATGATCTTTCCTTCTATGCTTTAGATGGTGAAACAGGCTATGAAAGCTACAGGGATACCAAATACGAAGAATATAATGCAATTGCTTCTGCGCAAAGCTCTGCAACCACGATTACGGCAGACCAAACCACAAGAAGCAGTCAGACATGGAATTCCTCTTCCTTAACCATAGCCAATCTGTATACTTATGCATACTCCTCAAAGATTTGGGCATCTCTTGCAGGTCGCTCAGGCAATGTATATACAGACATTTCCGCTTCCTGGGAAACAACCCTTGAAAAAGACGGAACATACGATATAAAGGTATGGAATATTCAGCACAGCAACAACGTGCCCACACAAAACTATGTAGTAAAGGTTGATGACACAGCAGTTACAGGCACCATCTCTCTTACAACCCTCGCATCTGCAGATGCAGGTCAATGGGAAAAAATCGCCACAGTTACGGGCACAGCAGGACAAAAGGTTACCGTTACCATGACACCTTCCAAGCCCACCGACGAAGGTCAGAATGTGCGTGTTGCTCCCGTATCCATTATTTCGCATGACGATTTGTTACTGGAAACCGCTTTGATTGCACAGTTGAACAACCCCATCTACCAATACAAAAGCTCCCCTTGTGCCTTTGATGCAACCGCAACACTCTATCCTTACGTTTTGGGCACCGAAACATACATTCCGTATCAGGCAATTAAGTCCATTGTACCGATTGACGGCGTGGCGGACAACGAAACCTATGTAACCGCAACACAAATCAACTCTATTTCTGACTACAATGTTTATATTGACAAAGGATACATCGTTATATATGAAAAGAAATACACCGCTTCAGAAAGCTTTATCAACAACGCAATCTCAAGCATAGAAAATTTCAATGACACGTTTCTTCATATTGAAAAAGAAGCAATCTATGTAGGCAAAAACACTATGCCTTTCCAGACCGTTTATGACACCGATCAAGCAACGCTTCCTGCCGGCTGGGGCACCTCCTCTTTAGGCCATGGTGGCAGTTTGTATTCCGGTTCAGCTTCTATATATGCAGACTGGGACATTTCTTTCCCGGAGAATGGAAAATACTCTGTTCAGATTTACAATGTCGTGCACGCAGGCAATGAAAGTGCAAGTCCGTCTACCAAAGCGGCAGGTGTGACCCTTATGGCAAACGGCAAAACCTACACTGCGACCTTAGACCAGTGTGACGGTCAGACCGGTTGGCACGACTTAGGTACTTTTGAAGCAGATGCCGGCAACACCGCTACGCTCCACTTCTACAATGCGGCAGGCAAAGGCATTTTGCGTGCCGATGCAATCCGTGTTGTACCCGTATTTGAAACTCCTGCATATTTTAACGCATTCGACAAAGCAAATCAGAC
This portion of the Clostridia bacterium genome encodes:
- a CDS encoding SGNH/GDSL hydrolase family protein, with the protein product MKISEKINLDMQGLIEHGPITIVAFGDSVTHGAVGPGEINYETVYWNRLKQKINAVRSYVPVNVINAGIGGITANGSLERMDAQVLLHNPDLIIVCFGLNDVNGPLQTYLDALRTIFEKGLKSGAEVVFMTPNMLNTRVAEDTEACHLEYAAKTAEMQNSGKMDLYMESAVSLAEEMGVLVCDCYKKWKAMAESEDITMLLANRINHPTRAMHELFAEELFKLLFSNVEDKASDSTMYKE
- a CDS encoding MFS transporter yields the protein MENQTEKQKASLLLFGCCWLMYMIVCMTKTNYAASIAYIVNAGIFNKTGAGTIAASFYFMYAVSQLFGGKITDLMSPFTAMTIGVVASIFTNFILAFTTNFYLVFILWSFTGFIQFGVWPSAARIVSSVLVPEHRGKAGLYITFAIGVGGILSYFVVNPMLEAWGWMSVFFLNVALLCSGLFFWLFAKSRTEKILLVEQTVPLQQKKLPKSEHKFMPLFMASGMIFILFFGIAQAMLDNGVKTWVPTMLDESYHISATFASIQTALLYICNIFGVLLVVHLFRKIKNTVLVQTLYFAICLPACFMMLFIGKIPLWLAVGLLVLSTTMIYGMTNLSVRIAAVFSKFGYSATVSGLINAMVCFGIVIGNMGYGYIAENYGWTAVTAIWLIICALAVILGIPATVMWKKFVKSIH